The Deltaproteobacteria bacterium nucleotide sequence GATTGCAACAGGATTTTATCCGGGTGGTGGAGCGCATCATGCCCTCGATTGTCAGCCTCCGTTGTCTCCGCGTGGTTACCGTGTCTCCCTTTCCAGATCTGAGTGAAGATTTTTTCCGGGGAACGCCGTTTGAAGGTTTCTTCCGAGAATTTGCACCTCCTCCGGCCTATCGCCAGCGCCAGGAGGGCCAGGGTTCCGGCCTGATTATTGATAGCCGGGGTTACATTCTGACCAATTACCACGTGGTCGCTGGAGCGCAGGCGATCACCGTGCGGCTCAATGATGGCCGCCAGCTCCCCGGTCGGCTGATCAGCGGCGATCAGCGGGCCGATCTGGCGCTAATTAAGGTTTCGGCATCTGGTTTACAGGCGGCTCCATTGGGCAATTCGGATCAGATCAAAGTGGGACAGTGGGCCATCGCCATCGGCAGTCCCTTCGGTCTGGAACACACGGTGACCGTTGGGGTCATCAGTGCCACTGGCCGGCGGGGTCTGGGCCGGGGAAGTTATGGTGACTTTATTCAAACCGATGCCTCGATTAACCCCGGTAACAGCGGCGGCCCCTTGCTGGACATTAACGGCCAGGTGATCGGCATCAATGCCATGATCGTGGCCCCGGGACAGGGCATCGGCTTTGCGATCCCGATCAATCTGGCCAAAAAAATCATGGCCAAGTGGATCAAATGAAGAGGCTGGGTCATGTCAGACACTCTTGGCGAAGCCCGATTAAGAGCCAATTTTGCCAAGATTAAGGAGATCATCAGCGACCAGGAAATGTTAGAGCGGGTACCCTCGGAGGTGTTGGAATTCTCCCCGGCCCATCTGGAGGATCTGGTCAAATACGCCTATTTCGGCGGGTTCATCGATATGGGCGATGTTCGCCGGCTGCTCCTCTTGGAACGACGGCAACTCCAGCAACGCCTGATGGCCTGGTACGAAGAGGTGCGAGAAAAAGGCTGCTGGTTGTGCTAAGCGAAATTTTTTCACTCTGACCATCATCAACTTAATTATATTATCCCTGACCTATTTTTGAGCTCTTCCAAGCAACCTGATAATGGATCAAGATGACCCCAAGAAAAAAATCGCATCAACCCCGACGGTCCGAGCAACAGCAGGTCTTGCAGGTTTTTAAGCGGGCCAA carries:
- a CDS encoding trypsin-like peptidase domain-containing protein; the encoded protein is MSKKIFAWLSIISLVLISLPAQAVNGTALGLQQDFIRVVERIMPSIVSLRCLRVVTVSPFPDLSEDFFRGTPFEGFFREFAPPPAYRQRQEGQGSGLIIDSRGYILTNYHVVAGAQAITVRLNDGRQLPGRLISGDQRADLALIKVSASGLQAAPLGNSDQIKVGQWAIAIGSPFGLEHTVTVGVISATGRRGLGRGSYGDFIQTDASINPGNSGGPLLDINGQVIGINAMIVAPGQGIGFAIPINLAKKIMAKWIK